The Myxococcales bacterium genome has a window encoding:
- the lpoB gene encoding penicillin-binding protein activator LpoB, with amino-acid sequence MLKHTFVGCSLLLLLLAAGCAGNSVYVAPDSVTQFDDSYSDTDLRLMAEQMTRSLIQTPKISNAAKPPVVAILEIENKTSQHINTEDITDKLMMAMLKTGRMRFVDRELLKATAKEISLSQTGLIDPAQQKRLGKMVAADILLTGEITSINKANARSSLTYYRLSLHLTDLETNEIIWADETEIKKMSQKGFADW; translated from the coding sequence ATGTTGAAACATACGTTTGTGGGCTGTTCCTTATTGCTGCTCCTCCTCGCCGCCGGCTGCGCCGGGAACTCGGTTTACGTGGCGCCCGATTCGGTCACGCAGTTCGACGACAGTTACAGCGACACCGATCTGCGCCTGATGGCCGAGCAGATGACGCGCTCGCTGATTCAGACGCCGAAGATCAGCAACGCCGCCAAGCCGCCGGTCGTGGCCATTCTGGAAATCGAGAACAAAACCTCGCAGCACATCAATACCGAGGACATCACTGACAAGCTGATGATGGCGATGCTGAAAACCGGCCGCATGCGCTTCGTCGACCGCGAACTGCTCAAGGCGACGGCCAAGGAAATTTCCCTGAGCCAGACCGGATTGATCGATCCGGCCCAACAAAAACGCCTGGGCAAGATGGTCGCCGCCGACATCCTGCTGACCGGCGAAATCACCTCCATCAACAAGGCCAACGCCCGCTCCAGCCTGACCTACTATCGCTTGTCGCTGCATCTGACCGATCTGGAAACCAACGAAATCATCTGGGCCGACGAAACCGAAATCAAGAAGATGTCCCAGAAAGGTTTTGCCGACTGGTAG
- a CDS encoding tetratricopeptide repeat protein, with product MKRFGLILVLLPVLAALAGCATTQPVYHEAMGAFGAGRYRIAANKLETLKSDTNDLNYPIYLLDAAYTSALIGDDQTAEAYYLAGLKAMEQEPSGEITAVNAISPGEARFYRGDQYERVFAHLFLGRVYFRRGQYNDARIEFQKADELDISADNQTEHDVTLAHYLLGESYLRLDDANDAAVAFRNVARLRPEFPYSYYELARLARGRGDFDEAERYYRDYLQRDKNPAPLPLKDDDVQTGVLAVVVDLGDGPYRAGGATNQKEPADYPEKGARITVNGRDYLTYKLDAVLPHARHEAGKTVHAAKEAGLTAARRVLEYYAYKKTGVLILTDERDNRRLNTMPGEFQMVEIPLPPGVYQVQMNLLDAGRSPLRTQNIGGVRIQRGEKNYLFLRGWTGWHPPGGMAEPDRQY from the coding sequence ATGAAGCGGTTCGGTCTCATCCTCGTTTTGTTGCCGGTGCTCGCCGCCCTCGCCGGCTGCGCGACGACGCAACCCGTCTATCACGAGGCAATGGGCGCTTTCGGGGCGGGCCGTTACCGCATCGCGGCGAACAAGCTGGAAACGCTCAAGTCGGACACCAACGACCTGAACTACCCGATCTACCTGCTCGACGCCGCTTACACCAGTGCGTTGATCGGCGACGATCAGACCGCCGAGGCCTATTACCTGGCCGGTCTCAAAGCGATGGAACAGGAGCCGAGCGGCGAGATCACCGCGGTGAACGCGATCAGCCCCGGCGAGGCGCGCTTCTATCGCGGCGATCAGTACGAACGCGTCTTCGCGCACCTCTTCCTCGGCCGAGTATATTTTCGCCGCGGGCAATACAACGACGCCCGCATCGAGTTTCAGAAGGCCGACGAATTGGACATCTCCGCCGACAACCAGACCGAGCACGACGTGACCCTGGCGCATTACCTGCTGGGCGAGTCCTATTTGCGGCTCGACGACGCCAACGACGCGGCGGTGGCGTTTCGCAACGTCGCGCGCCTGCGGCCGGAATTCCCTTACAGCTACTACGAATTGGCGCGGCTGGCGCGGGGGCGCGGTGATTTCGACGAGGCGGAACGCTATTACCGCGACTATCTCCAGCGCGACAAGAATCCCGCCCCGCTTCCCCTGAAAGACGACGATGTCCAGACCGGCGTGCTGGCGGTGGTAGTCGATCTCGGCGATGGTCCCTATCGGGCGGGCGGCGCCACGAATCAAAAGGAACCGGCCGATTATCCGGAAAAAGGCGCGCGGATCACCGTCAACGGCCGCGATTACCTGACCTACAAGCTCGACGCGGTGTTGCCGCACGCGCGGCACGAAGCCGGCAAAACCGTGCACGCCGCCAAAGAAGCCGGCCTGACCGCGGCGCGGCGCGTGCTGGAATATTACGCCTACAAGAAAACCGGCGTGCTGATCCTGACCGACGAGCGGGACAATCGGCGGCTCAACACCATGCCGGGCGAATTTCAAATGGTGGAAATTCCGCTGCCGCCCGGCGTCTATCAGGTGCAAATGAACTTGCTGGACGCCGGACGCTCGCCGCTCCGAACGCAGAATATCGGCGGCGTGAGAATTCAGCGGGGTGAAAAAAACTATCTTTTCCTGCGTGGCTGGACCGGCTGGCATCCGCCCGGCGGCATGGCCGAACCGGATCGGCAATACTAG
- a CDS encoding DUF1425 domain-containing protein: MKRLFVLALAIGLALPAFACAPYTPPANSASAQPLEDQIPVMYKNLDLKLYVHVRDFRTERVNGLLVGKLMLENKKGSDLPVDVKAKWLDKDGYEIKDSWGARPVVLKAGEINSIEFIAPDPAAESVRFIIANSEMQ, encoded by the coding sequence ATGAAACGCTTATTCGTTCTGGCTTTGGCGATCGGTTTGGCGCTGCCGGCCTTTGCCTGCGCCCCTTACACACCCCCGGCCAACTCCGCCAGCGCACAACCGCTCGAGGATCAGATCCCGGTGATGTATAAAAATCTCGACCTGAAGCTATACGTCCACGTGCGCGATTTCCGTACCGAACGCGTCAACGGGTTGTTGGTCGGCAAGCTGATGCTCGAAAACAAAAAAGGTTCCGACCTGCCGGTGGACGTCAAGGCGAAATGGCTCGACAAGGACGGTTACGAGATCAAGGATTCCTGGGGCGCCCGCCCGGTCGTGCTCAAGGCCGGGGAAATCAATTCGATCGAATTCATCGCGCCCGATCCGGCCGCCGAGTCGGTCCGCTTCATTATCGCCAATTCCGAAATGCAATGA